A segment of the Macrotis lagotis isolate mMagLag1 chromosome 8, bilby.v1.9.chrom.fasta, whole genome shotgun sequence genome:
tttcccaattCCCCATTGGGCCTTTGCTATTCATCTATTCACTTTCTAAATGTGAACATAATTTAACTTATAGCTTTCTAAATGTTAATAACTAAAATATTCAAACACTCTTCTAGATATTTCAGGTGAATTATAGTAGAAAATTCAATTAATCAGATCATAGTTTTTCTATATGCcacttttaaaagagaaaaacaaaccaaaaaaaaaaacttttacagaaTGTCCTAGAAAAATTGATCTACATTCAAACTCTTACATGAGATTATTATTTAAAAGTCCCCAATTCAAACACATAAAGAACCTAATTACCATATTCTGACAAATACATTTAGAAATGTATTCAATAAGTATTAAAAACCTGCTAACATTAAGTAGATTAAAAATCTAACATTCTGAACCCAAATGCTataagattatattatatttgttaaattgtatttatttagtatatattgttttatatcaTGCAACCATTGAAGAAATTCTTTGGAAATGCTTAATTCAagcaagaaaaaatgaatttaggggcggctaggtggcgcagtagatagagcactggacttggtgtcaggagtacctgagttcaaatcaggcctcaaacacttaataattacctagccatgtggccttgggcaagccacttaaccccattgccttgcagaatccaaaaaaaaaaaaaaaaatgaatttagaaagtCAATTTagtggcttagtggatagggAATTAGCCTCCTGGTCAAGAATATCTCGTCCCAAGTCCTTCCTTTGGCAGATAGTGGCTCAGTGACCCTGAGAAACTCAGACCATCTAAACTTCTGATTAGCTGTCCATCTGCATCTGTAGAGGAAAGTACTTACTTCATtccatcaaaaattttaaaaattaataaaaaatatataataaacataaaaataaaatgtaaaataaaataaatattaatctaGTAAGAAGTGATTTCCTCTGGTAATCTGCTAACGGAAAATATTCCAAAAAGTTTAAATCTCTTTGGAGGTAGAGGAAATGTATATGAAAGAACTGCTACAATGCATTTAATTGCAACCAACCAGGAGGGACTGCTCAATGGATCTTCTAGGAATCACACAAAATAGTGACTGCCTTATCTGGGACCTCCAAGAAATTTGTAATATCAGTCCTTAGAATCTAGAGTTCAaaagtttatgaaataaaaagaatggtaCTACCTTTGTGTAATATTCCAAAATCAGTTATGGCCTTTCATTTAGGAATTCTGTTATTAAAAGTGAGGGTGGAGGAATTTGAACTCTAGTAATACAAAAACATCCACAAAActactttgctttgttttttttaattgcaaaaaaaatcactttatggAAAGGCTGAATCAGTTGTGTAAGATCCTATGAATAGAAAATTATACCCAAAAAATGACAAGATATATATCAAGAAATACATATCAAGAAAATGACAGATAAAATAATGGAGAATAAAAGtaaatgtatatagaaatattttggttTGACAGAGAGGAGATGGAGTTTgtcagaataaaattttaaaatcagaattaaaaaaattagcctGGGCCAAGgctatttaaaataacaaaagcaacaaaatctGAAagcaatacaaaaacaaaaaagattacaaaaagagggagggaaaggaaatggaCATTTTTATTACTGCTTTATTAAAGGAGACACATACTTCTAAAAATTtgtaaacaataaaaaatatgcaattatagatatagattatctGAATGTCAATAATACATGAACAAAATTTCTTTataagattaatttttatttcccaCAATTGGGACAAAAACAATGCTGACTTATCAAATTTCCTGGTATCATAGAATTATTAGGGACAATCAATATACTTTAGGACAAAAGCATACCCCCCAAATGTTGATAGACTAGAATAAATCTAACAAGATGTAATTTAATACAGAATAATACAAAGACTGGTACTTAAGTTGAATAAATACAATGCACAAATAGAGAATAAAGAATTCCTGGCTTAAGAGCAGCTCACATAAAAAATACTCAGTTTTTATTTGGTTGTAGGCTCAATGAATATTCAAAATGTTGACTGACAAACATGCTGCTATGATCACAGGCTTTCTATAAAAGAAGTAGAATGTCCAgaaaagtggatagagccctacAATACTCTATGTTAGTAAGGTGACATATGAAGTACTGCATCAATTTCTGGAAATCAAAATGACTAGAATTCAGTCAGGAGAAAGTAACCAGAATAGTGATGGATATAAAGTGAGAGTAGAGACCAAAGATTTGGGatctagataaaataaaatttaggggGCCATGACAGTTATCTTTGACTTTTTCAACGAGGCACAgaaattcttcaaatttttcttttttttattcttttctatggCTCACTGcgaagggggagaaagaaaggttTCACTGggaatttaatttataaaaagggGTTTAAGCTGGGAAGTTTTAGTATAAAGCAGAGTCACCGGTTCCATAAAACCAAAATTTCTTTTCTAGGAGATTTTGTGGagtctttcctttttctatctatctacctatcctTTGCCACTCTAtatgatcatttatttttaaaagaaaatcccaTTGAGGAGAGATGATCCTTCCCAAGAGAGCACCATCCTCGCTCTACTTCCTGCCAAGTTATATGTTCCTACTCAAGTGCAGAGGGAGACCCTATTCAATGCTTTTAGCCATGCTTTGAATGAAACTTTTCTGGAGTGACCTCCCTCCTAAACTACTTGCATTTAGTCTCTTTATATTTATCTGCATATATATTAACGTATGTAATTCCTATTGCTCTTATTAAAATGAAAGTTATGATTAGGAATACAAAATCATTGTGTTTATATCACCAGCAACTCATGTAGACCCTTGAACATATAGTTATTAttatgctattatcattattattaatactatgaCTATTTTTATGTAATGTCCACAACTGAATCCTAAGGAGAAATTTGTCCTGAGGAACTTTCTTCTCACTGCTTCCTCATTTCTCTCAGAGTCAAAAATGCTTTTATCCAgtttattaataaatgaaaatatcccATAATAGAAGGATAAATCTAACCATCCATGCACTAAGGATCTaaatctttctttgtctctcttctgcAAATCCTTCTAGAAATTTGTGGGCAGTTAATAAATCTTGAGTGCCAAAAGATTTCCATAAGGAGAAACCCTTGAGCACAGAGTTGAAAAGTTGAAAAACTGCTGCTGAATGGTGCTTCTCTGTGAGCTCTCATTTAACTAGTTTGACACTGAAATGAAGAGTCCCCTGCAGatttagctaaaaaaaaaaaagtaaaattgcatTCTTAAATCAACAGTTTTACTCCAGAGAGCTGTCAGCTTTTAGTAGTTCAGGgttgggagaaaaagaaggaagaggtagGAGGTTCATACTTTAAATCCTTCACCAAAATGCAATGGTTAAATAGAGTGGGTGCAgggtaggaaaaaaagggaggaaaaaataaatttacatgataattttgttgtatatttgaaaagaatagcaacTTATTCATAGTAGATGTGTAGtctcatgtacaatcatctttctTATTGTACTACATTATGGAAATACAATTGTTTTATCtcataaatatgtattaatagAAGGAATGAAGgttattttaaatgcaaatcACAACTGTGAGGCCCTGGACAACTTGTAGGTTAATAGCAAATTCTGGCCAGTAGCAAATAAAGAACCAACACAAGGggtaagaaatggaaaagaagagggaTTGAGGAAGGAGTCATGAATAAAAGAATCTGGGTCATTAGGCAAcataaatatttccttccttaaaaaaagcatttttgtttttaaaaatatagcgcCCAAAGTCCCCTTTCTTAAATACAAAGTTACCATAGTTACCTGAAACATGGAGGAGTGTTATATAAGGAATTGTTGCCAGCTTGAATTTTGTAGTCTATCACAGATGGGCATTCTTTCAGTGCAAATCCTATTAAGTCCTCCCTCACTATCACCAAGGTCACCCCAGCAGAGCCAACATTCTTCTGGGCACCAGCAAAAATCAcaccaaactgaaaaaaaaagacagttataATAATTCATGCAGTGAAAGAGCTGTGTAGAAAcctgtgaccctggggaagtcacagagctaggaagtgtTGAAAATTCGAATctgggtcttctgattccaagttcagtactTCATTCACTAAACCAAAGTGGCTTCTCCTTGTTTGATAATGATTCATAAAGTCATATAAACTTCTAAACCCACTTTCCATTGATATGTATATTTCCAAACTACATCTATATTCGACCAATTATCAGAAGATATATGTAAAGCAAATTTCAGAAGcttatgtgttttgttttaacaGATAATCTAAATGACCATACCAGTGAATTCAAATGAGAAAGCTAAATAACTTGGATACAAAGGTAGTATCAAAGGCAGGATCCTCTGATTTAATATTCAAAATCCCTTCCAAAATACCACTTTCCCTCTGATGTTTTCAAATAGCACTTTATCtagaattaaatttttcttttgtctttatataatatattttattagctATTAGGCTTACCTACACCTCCACTCAACGATGTGTTCCTGGGAAGGAGACAacatgttgtttttttaatcaggtaTTCATAATggacacttaataagtatttgctgAATTCAATCAGATATTTAGGTTCaaataaagattttctttaaCACAGGACAATTATTCTGAAAAGTATCTCTgaatgtggttggaaaaataaataaatttttttaaaatggggaaattatattaacattaataatatatatataatccatatataatatatacctgCTCTTTATCTCCTGTATCTCAAAACAATAAAATGGTCTTGACATCTACTGTTCCTATTAAACCAAAGAACATGTTAGAGGGTTCATGGCTACTGTGTTCAGAAGAGGCCAACCCAGTTTTATCCTCTTTTTACTTACAGCTACCCTCATATATCTAGTATATTACCTTGACTTAGTGAAATCAGATCTAAGTGATGATGAAATCTTATTTTGTGTCAAAGCCAGGCACAATGTAAGACTAAACCAGCAGGTAGTAATATTATATGCCCACATGAGATGTTCTTCCAAAAAAGGATCTATTTGATTTTCCTTATTTCCCACGAAAGAATAAGCTATGCATCCAGGTGTGAATGGAATAGAAGGCTTCTTCTATTTCCCAATTCCTCACTATGTCCACTGCTTTCAACTGTGCTTTGGCTAATACATTGTCTAGTAGAGACGCCCTGCTCTGAATGCTGTCAAAgcactcaaaaaataaaaaagcctttTCAATTCAAccaaaactattaaaaaataacattttctttatgGTAAAACTCTTTCTAGACTCTACCCCACAAAAGAGCTATTGAAGAAATGGAATAACTTAACTCTTGTCTAGTTAAGGTCATTCATTCATTGCCTCTTCATTCCCTGAAGTTATGGCATCTAAAGTTACCAACTATGGGGAGTGTCCTCTTTTCAGGGCTAAGATATGGGTgtcaagaaaaacattttcaaaacttGAAAGGAGCAGTCAATTCTGGACCACAATAATTCTGGAATGCTAACCCAAACaccatattttaaatattaaaatcttcATTTCAAGATTTCTATAAATGCCACCTCATCTCAGGATAGACATTTCTTAAGGGTATGAGGGAATATGCTAGTTTGGAATATCTTGAGTCTAGAAATTCTGAGATTGtagaataatattaaataaaatcatttctggAATTTAACAAGgtataatgtaatattttttaaatttgataatatatagGTATTCAAAAATACAAGAGAGGCAGAATCATCTATGGGGTAAAGTCACACATTCTTCTCACGAAGtgccataaaaatatttttttttattgccccTCACAAGGAAATAGCATATTTTGTGTCTCTTCAGAAAACTGGAGAGAGTACTGGTTCTATGCAATCAGGATACTTAAGGAAAGGACAAACAGGCCCAGGTTAGAAACAGAGAAGGTCAAAGTTCCTGTGCCAATGAGTAGTAGATTGATCATAAATGAGACTGGATGAGacaggaagacaaaaaaaaagaaagaggggggaaaaagaaagaaagcagtaaaaagaggggggaaaatgaaggaaggaggaaagaaataagggggtaaaaggaaaataaataatatattgtgctaacccaaaatacaatttttttatactATACCTTAGAAACATCCACCGGTTTCGATAAAAAGTTGGAGGACATATCACAGACCAGGACTGCTCCTTTGACATCAGGTACAAAATCAAACTCCACACCGTGAACAGTCTCATTTGCACAGTAATATACATAAGATGCATCTGGGTTGAGATTCCAGGTGCTTGGATCTGGAATctctagtatttaaaaaaaaatacaacatacTCATTTTTACTTTACtagttcatgattttttttttcccttttggtgaAGAATAGACCCACAATAGCACAATTAGTGTAATTATACCAATCTACCTCCCACAATATTTAAAGGGATTTAAGACTCCATCAGtatacaagtatttattaagtgctttctggAATAGGCAATGAGCTTGTACTCTTTCCATGGTAAATTTATACAAGcttacaaagaaagtcaaaaacagtCCCaaacctcaaggagtttatattccaacggagaagacaatatgtaaataaacaGATATATACAAAAGGGCAAAACTGATATGACTCTTGGTTTCATAATATGCCTTAACTCATTTTAGGTTTTAGCATTCCAGTCATTCCTATGATACTGTTGCAATTACCATCAGAGTAGctatcttctttccattttccatgtatttatttaaatattcaccAGACTAAAGAATACTTCATACACGTCTTTCATAGAACAGAATAATTCTCAATAAGTAAATGCTGTCTTTCAATTATATTTAGGAAGTTTTTAAAAGCTCACTGACAAATCAGAATCATGAGAAGGAATCAATAATCCCTGGGTTGTCCTAAAACAAATTAGCCACTGGCCAGAAGCAACTTATGATGTAAAGAGTTTTTCTGTACTTTCCTTAACTGGACTCAACTCAATCACTTACTTGTATAACTTTCAAGTTTGGGGTGAACGATGTTAACAGTAGCAAACTTTTTGGCCTCCTCAGCTGCCTTGGCAGACCAAGTTCCAGTCACTACATAATCTGCACACCTTCCTTCTTTGAGTCCAATCAAGTTTAAGGGTACAGCACTAAACTGGCCAGATCCACCTCCTTGCACAAAAATCACCTTGTAGTTATCAGGAATATTTCTGTATCAAAGAAGAAGTaacaattaataaaaagtaaCGTGAGACTAGGGGATTCTCACTGACTCACTTATACAGTGTTACGGCGCTGCATCTAATAAAAACGACAAAGAACTGGGTTGATTTTTCAGTGACATTAAATAGCTGTGGGACACTGAGGCCCTCCCCCTGTTTACTAATCAGTAAAATAAGAGAACTGAGGATTTCTAAAGACCCATCCTGCTTTATAATTCTAGCACacttggaaaataccatccacattcagagaaagaactatgtagtctgaatgcagatcaaagtttactactttcaatttttaaaatgttttatgtttcatggtatttccctctcttttttcctttttgtcctgattcttttttcacaataggattaaaatggaaatacatttaacaaaaCATGTatgatctatatatctatattatactCTCTGTgtaggggaggagagagggaagggaggaaaatgtggaTCTCAAAACCTTAAATAATTGTGGAAAACTTATCTTCACATgtagtagaaaaaaatatttttttaaaaatgaattctatcacGTTAAATAGAATAAAACCTGCCTTGGAAAATCATCTTATATGATCAATTTAGTTATACTTTGTGTCTCATCAGCTGTCCCTTGTACATAGACATCAAGCAAATCTCTCTCCTCTTGTAATATTCTTCTATATTCACTAGAGAAACACAGGGGCTTCAACATACTACATAAAATATTACAACATTCCTATTTACCTTAAGTTGGTTAAAAATATGCCAGAAaatcaattaatatatatatatatatatatatatatacacacacacacacacacacacacacacatatacatattattatCTCTCTTCAAATAATCTCCTGAAGGACAAAAAATCTCCATGGCATCAGAAATCTTCAGAACACCAAAAAGAATGGCAGACTAGCACTTTATAAGTGATTAAGCTGGGAATGACTTTTTTCACTATAAAATCACTATAATAGATCATGTTTTTTTCACTATAAAATCCTTTTTTCCAACACGACTTGAGATTTTAGGAAAGTgttagtaagtattaagtaattatatcaattcatgaaaatataattgcctttctgaaaataaacaaaatattattcaACCTCAGCTCTCTCCAATGCAATTtcaattcccattcaatttccattCAATCTTTCATAAACcaaattatgaaattaaaactaccccccaaaaaagcaaaagGCTAAGAACAGGGAAAGGATGTGTAGtatattatacatgtgtagtaAGTATATTAATGTGTAGTAATATAGACATGTGTAGTATATTAAACaaacattaatattatttaaaacaaataaatagtaCTAATAGTTTATAAATTAAACTTACAGCAATTCCCGCACCAGATTCTCTGTTTTGTTTACAATTTTAGCAAAATCAGATGATCTATGGCTCATTTCTGTGGGAAgtagaaaaaagtagaagaaactgATAAACACATAAATGAAAGATTATGTGCACAATGTATCTTTAAATATGGAAAaactacaaatttaaaaataaatatccttcCAAACCTGAAGTCTCACAAAATTTAGGAAACTTACCTAGAACACTAATTCCAATTCCTTTGTAATTTAACAACTCTTTCTGAGCTTCCTGCAATacctataaggaaaaaaaaggaaattacttcataatagcatttatatcTACACATCTCTAAATCAAATAACTTCAAATCAAAGACCCACATGTAGAAGAAGACAcacaaaatattaacaaatctGATTAATATGGAAGCATTTAGTTCACAGGGGTTTTCTAAAGTGTGTAGATGTTGGTGTAGAGGGAAGGAAATGACTGAGATCcatatttttttatcaaagaatcaATGAGTATAGAAGATAAGGTTAGAAGTATGCTGGCAGATGTTTAACAATCAGTTCCTAAAAGATGTTCatctttaaatttaatctgaattattaatattttctttatcactttaaGAGTATACAATGAACAAAACAATGCATCAagcccatatatatatatatatatatgtatatatatatatacatatatatatatatatatatgtaatatttgctgatttccacAATGGAAATGGGTAGCTTGGTAGTGAGGTTGATAGAATgccagtcctggaatcaagaagacattttcctgagttcaaacttagTCTAAGGCACTAACTAGCTAtatgaacttaggcaagtcacttgatgctctgtaccttggtttcctcatctgtaaaatgagctggagaaggaaatggtaaaatactccaagaaaaccacaaatgagatcacaaagaatcaggtaagattgaaaaaaaacaataataataatgaattataaGTGTTCATGCTAAAAATTGAACAATAAGTTCTAACCTGTCTGACTTGGCTTCAGAACACCCTTGGATAAGGCTATTTTTTCTTAATGTCCAGAAGCTCATCCTTTCCACTTTATCCTAACTGACCAACCTTTCAGTTTgctagatttagaaccagaaagaagCTTGAAGATCACCCTTTAAAACTTTCCCAAAGCCACTGAAAAAATTCAGCTAAACTGAGAGATTTAaacactggaaacaattagacttacttttgggggggggggggactacaTAATAAACTATGTGCCAAAAACATTGACCCATGGGTAAActtggagcaaaaaaaaaatattcactatacagcaaaaaaaaaaaaaaaattcactaattACTCACATACAGTATCTGACTCCTGTACTCTGGAGTTCACCAGAGTTCATTTGCCATATAATTGATGATACAGGGAACAAAAGCATGAACTGGTGGTGGGAAATGCTGATCAAACTAAACTATCATGGGGATATCCCCCCATCCCAGTCACAGGCAGCTggaaaggttatttttttctactGACCAGTTCTGATATCTGTTTATGCAACTCattcaaaaagttaaaaattttaattttgagatGAGATTGAAGGGATTTCTCTAAGGCATGAATTCGTTTAGAAAatgaattgagattttttttccccaaactatCAAGTCAATTCTTTTTTGAACTCCTCTAGATGTATGTTGAATTGCAGATTGGCACATGGCAGGAGGGAACTCATGTGTTATTCACTGGGATATATTGGTAAAGACCTTCATTCATAAATGTAAAAGtaattcacaactctatcagAGCAAAACTTTAACTGATCATTCAATCAAGTAGGATGTGGTTTCCCTATCagtaaaaatgaaatggttgCATTAGAGATAGATAAGTAGGCTGTACTAGAAAAAGAGCTGTTAGGGACTTGAGTACAAGTCAAAAGTTATTAGATTTAGTAGCTGATTGAACATGAGTTCAATCAAACATGATGCCTCCTCCCTAAAACTtcaagttttttcatttgtaaaatgaaaggattagacaAAGTGAACTCTAATAATTCTTCACACAAGTAAAATCATAGGTCCATAccactaaaaaataaaagacaccACAAAACCACCTCCACTAAAGAGACCAGAAGCAGTGCGACTTATGATCTCACTTCATAAAAAGTACAAAAAACACACATAAGCAAACAGACCTCCCCTTCCAGGTTTAGCTTCTTTCTGTGGGAGCTCAACCATGCAAATAAAAGCAGTAACTTAGGAGAACATGATGAGAAGAGCATGGGGTTCAAATTCCAGATTTGTTTCTAACTACCCTTGTGACTTttatctctctggacctcagttttctcaactgcaaaacgAAGGGGCTGGACATTGTAATGCTCAAGGTCAATTCTAGCCTTAATGACCTATTAACTCTGGGATGGACCTATCTAATCCTTCTGACTCACCTATGGAGCACATACTCCTCTGCTTCTTAGGACCTAAGTATCCGATAGAGAAAAAGGAAGCTATTAATCTCTGAAATTCAGCATTTTTCTTGCTTCATCATGAGATGAGGATGACCTCTGGACTCTTAACAACTATGCTGATAGAACTGAAATTCTGGTAGATCCTACCAAACTGGAAATGTTCCAGTTCAGATCCTATCTGAGGCCCAGGCTAAGATCACATAGTAATGAATTTTTCAGACACAGAAAACTCTCAAAACCATCTAACCTTCCACAGATTTATATTACCATCACCCTATAAGCGTGGAAGGTTTACTCATACCATTTAAATCACAGATCCTTAAATCTGTGATTCATGGCTTTAAATCTATTGCCTA
Coding sequences within it:
- the PSAT1 gene encoding phosphoserine aminotransferase; this encodes MDAPRQVVNFGPGPAKLPRPVLQEAQKELLNYKGIGISVLEMSHRSSDFAKIVNKTENLVRELLNIPDNYKVIFVQGGGSGQFSAVPLNLIGLKEGRCADYVVTGTWSAKAAEEAKKFATVNIVHPKLESYTKIPDPSTWNLNPDASYVYYCANETVHGVEFDFVPDVKGAVLVCDMSSNFLSKPVDVSKFGVIFAGAQKNVGSAGVTLVIVREDLIGFALKECPSVIDYKIQAGNNSLYNTPPCFSIYIVGLVLEWIKNNGGAAAMKELSLIKSQMIYDIIDESQGFYVCPVEKQNRSKMNIPFRIGNSKGDEHLEKKFLEKALELNMISLKGHRSVGGIRASLYNAVTTEDVQKLAAFMKTFMEMHRL